DNA sequence from the Acipenser ruthenus chromosome 8, fAciRut3.2 maternal haplotype, whole genome shotgun sequence genome:
GTAATTTCTGTAAGAAAGACAGGTGTGGAATAGATTTTACAGAATTCAAACATTAGTTGTTGGATATTCCGAAATTAAAAGTACGGGTACTGCTAAACCATGGAACACAAGCCCTCTTTGATGCGACGGACTGGTACTACAGACACTGTACTAgattttcagaaaacaaaagctCACACTtgacaaaacaaccacaacataAAGATAATAGTATGCCTTACTTGGTGTAAATAACATGGTTAATCAGCTTATGCAAAAACTTTAAGGGCCGCCCACCTTTCATTTCAGTCACCAAGAGTTGAGGCCTGGCCTTTCTTACCAGATTTAGATCTCACTTGAATACTTGCTCCAGAAAAGGGTAAATTGAATATGTACCATTTTAGATTGACAAAACTAGACTGTGcttattaaatcatttaaaatcatgTCATCTTACAGTtacacattttgttaaataaaattgaggagtaaatatttttaacactTAAATTGTGTGTTCTTAAACACGGTTGGGGTTTTACATCTTGCTCTGCTTAGGGAAATGTGCTTCGTTCTCATAAACAGGAATTGTACTCATTTCGTGATCATCCTTCTTTTTGTCCTCTTCATCAAACTGAGCTTCAATCTCTGCTGGGTCCACGTAGGTGTAGAAATAGGCCATGATTGAAAAAACGATGGAAACCGCAACCAGCAAAGCAGAAAACAAGACATACTCAGCCCACTGTGTGCGACAGGAAAGAAAGAATATcacagtgaacaaaataaataaaaacacatttgcattGCTCATAGGGCTGTGTTCTAAGTAATTATCACATTCAAGCAACACTAAATAAATggttttaggtatttatttaaaCTGAAAAGATAACTGGCCTTCAAAAACATATACTGCACAATTCAGTACCAAGGTAAAAGTCAAGAAAAGTGTTATAAAGCATAGTGAGACCATGTTAAGGTAAAGGCAATCTTGAAAGCAATGGCAAAGCAGAGTAAGACACATGGTAAATAATGCAGTGTAAAAACATGGGAAAGCATGAGAAAACTAATTTATCAAGAAGATTTGAACCCCCTGAGATGACTCATAAAATATCTGGCTGTCTGATTAAGACAATCAGTCTCTAAAATAATCTTAAACTGTATGAGTTCCCATCCCGTCTCATTGGTTCGGCTTGGAGGGAGTATGAATATGTATGTGGTGAGGTAAACGCATAAGCATGGGCTTGGGCTATCCACTCCTCATTTTTCGAAACAGGAAGCTGGCCCCCAGAAAGCTTGTCAGAATCTTTTTCTCTTGTTTTATTCCTGCCTGCTTGGAGACCCCCTCAGTATAAAATATTTCAATAACATGGATTTTACATAGTCTTCGTAATGTGCACACACCTGATCAGGGAGCTGTGACACTCCTGCCACGATCAACACAATGATGTTACCAACAGCTACTGTCAATAGCCAGCCAGCCTGGAGAACCGATTTCATATTGGAAGGTgcctgcaatgaaaaaaaaaaaaaaagaaaaaataatgctTATTAAATATTTGGATTCAAGCTTAAGTGCCAGTGTATGGAGTTTTTAGACACACGGCTGCCTCTTCACATTGCTGGAATGGTATCTGGTTGTACCACCAACCTGTGAGTAAGAAAACTCCAGCCCAGTGACTGAGAAGACCACTTCACCAATTGTCATCAGGAAGTACTGCGGAATCTGCCAGGCCATGTGAATTGTGTTGGGTTGGATGTCTTCAATGTATGTAAGGTTGGCTACCTGCTGGCTTTCACACTACAGAATGGAgagattcaaatgtattttgtttaaaaaaataaagatactgAAACCAATCAAATTAGTCTTTTTACATATGATTGTTTTCAATGTATTCAATTTACATTTAAACTCTGAACATTCTTTATAGAAGTAGGAGGTTCCTAACTTTATCAGACGTATTAATAGTAAATGGGGATGGCAGGTTTTAAACTTATTCAACTCTGCTTTTTCAGCGGGGGTGGTTAACAATATCAACAATCTTGGCATTCAACTTAAACTGAAGGTGATATTTTGTTTTGGGCCTTAATGAAAAGCTGGTAAGTTAATTGAAATAATGGAAACTGTTACAGTAGTAGTTGATTTTAGTTAGAGTATATCATGATTTtatgagctttaaaaaaaacctcttacATTTAAATTCTGAATGACAACAGTGTAGGAGCTGCCAAATCCAAAAGATTTTGAAACGTTGCAGGTTCTTTCTGATGTGTCGTTGTAACTGAAGACGAATTCACTcctttaaaacagaaatatatacaaACATCACAAAGTAGAACTAAAAAAGAGATTTTGAAAAAATGACTTTATTCATTTGAAATTATTAACACTCACTCTCCTTCTGGCAGTAGCGCGTAACCTGAACTTGTGAAAGGCAGAACATGCCCAAGTTCTTTGGACCCTGCCTTGATTAGAAGTGTTATGTTCTCCAGGGCATTTACAAATCTATAAAggcaaaaccaaaaaacaaagagaggctatcacagttatcttaacttgTTTAGATGCACTTTGTATTTCACCCATCAGATCTTGGTTAAAACCCAAAAGTGTAAAGCacctcaaacatgtcttctctctatgTCCAGCTGCAATACCAGAGTGTAACAATTAACCTGCCCCCCGCAACACTCACCCCTGTGACTAAGAGATACCACACGTGTTGCACTTGGTAAATCTTACTGACGTTTAGCAATTGGAAGCAACAATAACATCATATTAGTTAAGATTATTGTGAGGTTTTTTTAGACCCAATCAAATTGCTCTATAATGATGACAGTAAATAtgttttagtttaaaaatatgcaCTGTATTACTGCTCTATTGACTAAAATACAGCTTTTTTATTGGTGTGAATATATAGGAGTAGTTATTCcttggtttttaaaaaaagatcaatCATTCTATGGTTGGATGTGCTGTGAGTTTGTGATGTCCATAAAATAAAACGGGCCACTCAAGGTGTTAAACACATAAACCAGATTTTTCACATCAATGATCAGAATACACTTCTGCTGGTCTGCATTTTTATCCTACATCTTTTCCAGCTCACTaacatttatattctttgtgGTTTCATGCTGACTGTAACTATACTAACTGAAAATGTATACATACCTGATGGCGTTATTCCCTTCATCTGGCTTTTTATTAGTATCAATAAGCTGAAAAAAATACAGGTTCAGTAGATTAAAAGTTtcaatggtttttaaaaaaaaaaatctatattttaacaCCTGAATAAAGTATgttcttgtcacaaagacggccggagtgggtggcgtcagaccagcaaggaatacacagacagatggtggtgatgagaagctgagtgcaaatggtagcactcagcgtttattaacaaagtaaaaggtttaaacagaacacaaaacaggtcTCGGCActcgccaaaataaacagacaaacaaaacgaactaacacttaacaaacggtgcactgagacaaacaaacacggtgagaacaaacacttactattattattataattattattattattattattattattattattattattattattttccttaattttacgttctccttctctctcacccgttctccactctcgaacacccaaccccgagtgaatgaaaatgtgtctatatatactgttgtgctgagattcaattactaattaattattcacttgaatcccagcacgtgaatgaattacgtgcaaccccgtgctcacatattaattactttaaatgcacgtgcagtgatgtgcaatcccgtgcctaaatacaattatacattttaaatactcgtgttaCCCAgaccgtttatatcctgtgtaccaatgactatacaccaacatttaacacaccacacgcaacatacaacatataacacacaaatgcacacaggggcagggcacattgccacagttccaAACAAACTGTGCTCATCATTGCAGTTGTTTATGTGCACTATGCCAGATCCCAGATCTAAAATTAATAGAATGGACGGAATATACCTATGACAAGCTCTGACAAAATCACTGATAAAGCTTTTTTAAGcacttaaatataaataataattcattgaAATTAGTTTTTAAATTGGTATTAGTGACTACTACTTTAACATCTTTATACTTTGAGGCCCTACTCACAAAGCTCCAGCCTAGTGGGTATTTAAAGATGTTTATACTATAttgttatgaataaaataaagtctgACATTCACAAAACTGTTCTTGAAAGAAGTTTAAGAAGCCAAAAGCAGGTATGTggtaaataaagtttgatatattttcaatgtaagtttggcagggatgaggttaaaatTCAATCCCTGCCAAATCCCTGCGTGGAATGTGCCCAGGtgctaattgattgattgttttgTCAAATAGCCCTGGCCTTTGTGCTTTGCTCAAGACAGAGAGTTAGTTTAAACAAAGGGATGACAGCAGCAGGCTGTGCTCTCTGTTCTGCACCAAGCTAGCCTTTGCTTgggtgcattttattattatttttttgtattttaaagcttttgtttattttgttgctaATAAAAGTGGCTGCCCTTCCACAAGCCATAAAACACTAACTTAAATTTGTGACTTTATTAAGTACAGatgatgtgaatgtgttacagGACTGTACCGTTTAGAACATACTCATTACTTATGTTCAGCTTACAGTGTAGTCTGTTCTCCTGTAATAGATTTTTAAACTCAGGTCAAATAACAGAACATCATATCACTCACAAGAATCACAGGCTTAATGAACAAattgttttatactgtacttACCAACAAGGATTGAATTGTAGGGGCATTCTTCACTAAAAGAGTGTGTCGCGTAGCGCTGTTAAATACAGCGACTGAGTTggtattattgtttccataggaTACAATGAAATTGCCAGCACCTTCAGATGGGAAATCTTTGTAGGTGGTGGCCTGAAAGTGAAGGTTTAAGAGAGATGTTTTGAATTCATTGAGCAGAAAATCTACCCCAACTCATTCCACATGCAACACCATTGTCAACGTAGCTGAAAAAAGGGTAAACAACATTTGGCAACTGAATACAACAATGTGtccaaattaaaatacatacatacatacatacatacatacatacatacatacatacatacatacatacatacatacatacatacatacatacatacatattcagCACCAGTCATGTGTCTGCAAATCCAAAAGTTTCTGATTGTATTTCCCTAATATATGTAGTAATCTTGATTTTTACACGTTTGATTCAAAGCTAAAGTATTGGCAAGGAACTCAAAAACACCTATGTTGAGGACCCAGTGATGCAATCACGTTATGAACAGCTGAAATAGAAAAtgttatacaaagtgaatctaaacagaTCTAAACAACAGCAAGAACATATTTGTTAAGATTACCTGTACCAAGATGCTGTTTAATTTTATAATCATCTGTTTCAGTGATGAGCAAAAGCTCAAGACAGACCCAGTCTCCCCCTTGTGGAGACAGTTAAtatatttctttgtttgttttgcagtcaGGTTCCCTGCTTTATGTCAGACTGGGTACACAACAAGCACACAGGGAGTAAGTTTAGCAGCTCCCAGAAATCATTACCTGTTTCTAAAATCACAATATTTTTCTGACAACAATGGGTTTACCACAAAGAAAAGGGGACAATAGAGTTACTTATATcccttttattataaataattcatACATTTGAGAAGTGCAGACAgtatatttgaatgttttttttgttttttttaattttcatgctTTACCTTGAAAGAGTCTGTTGTATATTGTACTCCCAATATGTCCACATTAACAGTAGAATCACCTAAATTGAGGACTTTCATTTGACATGTACCGGCTGATGGGAATTTGGGCAGAGTTCCCTAGAAAACAAAGCgtttgaacaaaataaacacacgtgTCAAGGAAGAATCTTTATGATAACATTAAATGGTGTCTTTAGTTTTTAAATAACTATTCATTTAGGGATTCTAAGCACATTTAAGGGATCATTTAATCAGCTGtaacactgataaaaaaaaaaaaaaaactaaagtgttacgcagcattgtagtattattattgtagaatGTATTCCTGCATGTACTTGTGATTATTTCAGTAAACCGCAGTGTTCAAAATGGTCTGCATGAGGTATTGTACTCACATCAATTTTGATTTGCACCAAAGCAGCTACTACAAAAGCCAAAGCAGCAAGCAGCATCCCGACTGTCATTTTCCTCAATGGTCTGgaacaaacacagacaaacaaggtggtttgttgttgttgttgttgttgttgtttttcacaaaaacacacaaaaaagtcaAGAATTTGATTCATCATTCTGGCTGCTGCTTTCATCAGTGTAATCCCTTTTAGAGATGCAGAGCCTTTCAATTTGCTGAGCAGGTGGAAGGTGCATCAACAACACACAtaaatagaaatactgtatatctgtatTAGACCTCAAAGGCCAATGTGAAAGGctttatacaaaaacaaattctTCCCCTTTGCCTCCAATCCAGACCATGGAGGTTTATTTAACCCATTAAAGTACATTCTTTAATACTTTCCACTATTCTTTCTCAAAGATCCAACTAAAATAAGATGGCAAATGATTTATTACATCAATGTACTGGCTCCCTTTATTGTGGGTGGCCATTAGTACTACTTAACAGGGATtaacattaatatttatttaatactgaacctgATGGGTAGACATGCTGACTAAAATGTGTGTACATATAATGACATGTCCTAGATTTGTGTAGCTTGGTGTTAACAAACCCAGGGGAATGTTAACATGGGTAGGACACATTGTCCAATTGGCTGAGCAGACGTTATATTGTCAAGTTGCTGTGGTTCAGATTGCACTCACGTGAAGTTCAGCTTACACTTCTTAATCAGCGGATATACAACTGCATCTACAATAGGTACCAATATGACGATCAGGATCGGGTTTACAGTCTGTGAAGAGAAGCTGAACGTCAAACATAAAATAGAAACTGttcaacaaataaaacaaaaatacatagaGCTTAGTGTAATAAATAGTGGCACATGCCTACCTGCATTTGGTCTGGCTGAATCCTTACAAGGCCCTAAGAAGACAAGATCATAGATATTTATAGAAGATCAATATTCTGTAAAGTGATAACATTTTTGAAATTGTACCTTCAGGTTAGGTACAACTTACAAAATTTCCATCCATAGTGGTGGCTTGGAAAGTCCATCTTGAACCCTACAAATACAAAAGTCGTGTTAAAAGTGACAGTATTTTTGAAAACTTAAACAAAAGCAAAGGTTGGTTGGTTGgtgttggtaacactttaacaTAAAATGTAAGTTTTAGGCAGTCCTCTAATTACGTAacgagacattattattatttatttatttcttagcaggcgcccttatccagggcgacttacaattgttacaagatatcacattattttttacatacaattacatttttctacgcattatttttacatacaattacccatttatacagttgggtttttactggagcaatctaggtaaagtaacttgctcaaggatacagcagcagtgtcccccacctgggattgaacccacgaccctccggtcaagagtccagagccctaaccactactccacactgctgcctttaatAACTGTGAAATAACCATCAGTTATGACTAATGTGCTTTTTCTTTAACTATAACAGTACCTGCTGATCAAAAAGGGTCCAGAACATAGGGAGTGGTAAATACAGGAACAGGACTCTCAAGACCATTTTGATTTGAGCAACAAGACGTTTCTAGAGAGGGAGAGTATATATTTCAGCACATTGTGGAATTGTTTTTGATGGTATACACAGTACAGACAACATGATATGTATAGAACAAtaacaattatacaaaacaacacaTGTAGTCAAATATCTTATCTAAACTATTAGTTTTAGCCTATTCATTTCCTTgtgtatgtttcttttttattgtactttaaaaacaaatactgcacaAACAAGGGGAACGTACATCATACTTATCAGAGGCCCAGTCCATCCAGTGTT
Encoded proteins:
- the LOC117406526 gene encoding solute carrier family 15 member 1-like, whose product is MAEKVADRKPRTKVECCGYPLSIFFIVINEFCERFSYYGMRAVLVLYFRYFLQWDDDTATSIYHTFVALCYLTPILGAIVADSWLGKFKTIIYLSIVYTVGQVIMAISTIHDLTDTDRDGTPNNLTLHIALSMIGLILIALGTGGIKPCVAAFGGDQFEDHQEKQRSTFFSIFYLSINAGSLLSTVITPILRGQECGIHTQQKCYPLAFGVPAALMVVALIVFIAGSSMYKKVSPQGNIMLKVCKCIGFALKNRFKHRSDQYPKRQHWMDWASDKYDKRLVAQIKMVLRVLFLYLPLPMFWTLFDQQGSRWTFQATTMDGNFGLVRIQPDQMQTVNPILIVILVPIVDAVVYPLIKKCKLNFTPLRKMTVGMLLAALAFVVAALVQIKIDGTLPKFPSAGTCQMKVLNLGDSTVNVDILGVQYTTDSFKATTYKDFPSEGAGNFIVSYGNNNTNSVAVFNSATRHTLLVKNAPTIQSLLLIDTNKKPDEGNNAIRFVNALENITLLIKAGSKELGHVLPFTSSGYALLPEGESEFVFSYNDTSERTCNVSKSFGFGSSYTVVIQNLNCESQQVANLTYIEDIQPNTIHMAWQIPQYFLMTIGEVVFSVTGLEFSYSQAPSNMKSVLQAGWLLTVAVGNIIVLIVAGVSQLPDQWAEYVLFSALLVAVSIVFSIMAYFYTYVDPAEIEAQFDEEDKKKDDHEMSTIPVYENEAHFPKQSKM